One Halalkalicoccus sp. NIPERK01 DNA window includes the following coding sequences:
- a CDS encoding DUF3311 domain-containing protein encodes MVSTVERYGWGVAFVVLVVFAVPWFLWGVSDVVWGLPVWLWWHVGWMGLASLAFWSFSRRAWGLWIEGAP; translated from the coding sequence ATGGTTTCGACGGTCGAACGATACGGCTGGGGTGTGGCGTTCGTCGTGCTCGTCGTCTTCGCCGTGCCGTGGTTCCTATGGGGGGTATCGGACGTCGTCTGGGGGCTCCCGGTCTGGCTGTGGTGGCACGTCGGTTGGATGGGGCTGGCCTCGCTCGCGTTCTGGTCGTTCTCGCGGCGGGCGTGGGGGCTCTGGATCGAGGGGGCGCCGTGA
- a CDS encoding 50S ribosomal protein L40e: MASFDTAERRTLHKQICMKCNARNPQDAERCRKCGYGNLRPKATERRSV; encoded by the coding sequence ATGGCTTCATTCGACACCGCGGAGCGTCGGACTCTGCACAAACAGATCTGCATGAAGTGCAACGCGCGCAACCCACAGGACGCCGAGCGCTGCCGGAAGTGTGGGTACGGAAACCTCCGGCCCAAGGCCACGGAACGACGCTCCGTCTAA
- a CDS encoding patatin-like phospholipase family protein, with protein MSEPTRVAIACQGGGSHTAFTAGVLKGLLPELEPEFELVGLSGTSGGALSAFAAWNGLCTDGPEAARDRLDAIWADIAARSPVELLANGWLQWDATLRARGAPLPEISPYDLPAAEWGQRRLRRVIERNIELRRCRRLLEREDTPELVIGTVDVNSGRFETFVDGEITADALLASAAIPTLFPAVEIDGHYHWDGLFSQNPPVRDLMGNQHPDELWVIQINPQTRESEPRTVEEIADRRNELSGNISLNQELRFVEQVNEWVEAGYLPEEFVHTDVRRIELGRRLGYPSKLDRRWEFVRDLIEAGERRAASFLGDHPSVDG; from the coding sequence ATGAGCGAACCGACCCGAGTCGCCATCGCCTGTCAGGGCGGGGGCAGCCACACCGCCTTCACCGCGGGCGTGCTCAAGGGCCTGCTCCCCGAACTCGAACCGGAGTTCGAACTCGTCGGGCTGAGCGGCACCTCCGGGGGAGCGCTCTCGGCGTTCGCGGCGTGGAACGGCCTCTGTACCGACGGCCCCGAGGCGGCCCGCGACCGCCTCGACGCGATCTGGGCCGACATCGCCGCGCGTTCGCCGGTGGAACTGCTGGCGAACGGGTGGCTCCAGTGGGACGCGACCCTCCGTGCCCGCGGCGCGCCGCTGCCGGAGATCAGCCCCTACGACCTGCCGGCCGCCGAGTGGGGCCAGCGCCGACTCCGGCGGGTGATCGAGCGGAACATCGAACTCCGTCGGTGTCGGCGGCTGCTCGAACGCGAGGACACGCCCGAACTGGTGATCGGCACGGTCGACGTCAACAGCGGTCGGTTCGAGACGTTCGTCGACGGCGAGATCACCGCCGACGCGCTGCTGGCCTCGGCGGCGATTCCGACGCTGTTCCCCGCCGTCGAGATCGACGGCCACTACCACTGGGACGGCCTCTTCAGCCAGAACCCGCCCGTGAGGGACCTGATGGGCAACCAGCACCCCGACGAGTTGTGGGTGATCCAGATCAACCCCCAGACCCGCGAGAGCGAACCCCGGACCGTCGAGGAGATCGCCGATCGGCGCAACGAACTCTCGGGCAACATCTCGCTGAACCAGGAACTCCGGTTCGTCGAGCAGGTAAACGAGTGGGTCGAGGCGGGCTACCTCCCGGAGGAGTTCGTCCACACCGATGTCCGGCGGATCGAACTCGGGCGACGGCTTGGCTACCCCTCGAAACTCGACCGCCGCTGGGAGTTCGTCCGTGACCTGATCGAGGCCGGCGAGCGGCGGGCCGCGTCCTTCCTCGGGGACCACCCGTCCGTGGACGGGTGA
- a CDS encoding sodium:solute symporter family protein, whose protein sequence is MSLAVQLGIVVGYLVLALLIGVAAYRLTDRTAEDYYLASRTFGTVVLLFTTFATLLSAFTFFAGPNTAYRAGPEWILVMGVMDGIIFAVLWYLVGYKQWLVGREHGYLTLGEMLGDRFGSDGLRALVAGISLFWLFPYVMLQQMGAGTALAALTDGAVPYWAGAGLITLFMIVYVVLAGMRGVAWTDTLQGAFMLVTVWAALLWILAVAGGPSAATAELVGVAPEFTALGGDFYTPAFVVTQAVSIAFGVAMFPQVNQRFFVARSRTVLKRTFALWPVLVLALFVPAFMLGAWARGLGIEAAPGANVLPLLLAEYTPVWFAALVIAGAVAAMMSSSDSMLLSGSSYFTRDIYRPFVNPAASERREDLLGRVGVAVFATGAFLASLLRPGTLLEVGATAFGGFAQLALPVIVALYWTGTTRTGIAAGIVGSQAFYLASVFLPFVPTAYWGWGASLFGMALGLALTLGVSRVTTPAAGERRAIYFEFAD, encoded by the coding sequence GTGAGCCTCGCAGTTCAGCTGGGAATCGTCGTCGGCTATCTGGTTCTGGCGCTCCTGATCGGGGTCGCGGCCTATCGGCTGACGGACCGGACCGCCGAGGACTACTATCTGGCGAGCCGAACCTTCGGTACGGTCGTCCTCCTGTTTACGACGTTCGCGACCCTGCTGTCGGCGTTCACGTTCTTCGCCGGGCCCAACACCGCCTACCGGGCGGGACCCGAGTGGATCCTCGTCATGGGCGTCATGGACGGGATAATCTTCGCCGTCCTCTGGTATCTGGTGGGGTACAAACAGTGGCTCGTCGGGCGCGAGCACGGCTACCTCACGCTCGGGGAGATGCTCGGGGACCGATTCGGGTCGGATGGTTTGAGAGCGCTGGTCGCCGGGATCAGCCTCTTTTGGCTCTTCCCGTACGTGATGCTCCAGCAGATGGGCGCGGGCACCGCGCTCGCGGCGCTGACGGACGGCGCGGTGCCCTACTGGGCCGGCGCGGGGCTGATCACGCTGTTCATGATCGTCTACGTCGTGCTCGCGGGGATGCGCGGGGTCGCCTGGACCGACACGCTCCAGGGCGCGTTCATGCTCGTGACCGTCTGGGCGGCCCTCCTGTGGATCCTCGCCGTCGCCGGCGGCCCGTCGGCGGCGACCGCCGAACTCGTCGGCGTCGCCCCCGAGTTCACGGCACTGGGCGGCGACTTCTACACCCCGGCGTTCGTCGTCACACAGGCCGTCAGCATCGCCTTTGGGGTGGCGATGTTCCCCCAAGTGAATCAGCGCTTCTTCGTCGCCCGGTCGAGGACGGTGCTCAAGCGGACTTTCGCGCTCTGGCCCGTGCTCGTGCTCGCGCTGTTCGTCCCCGCGTTCATGCTCGGGGCGTGGGCCCGCGGGCTCGGGATCGAGGCCGCTCCGGGCGCGAACGTCCTGCCCCTGCTTCTCGCGGAGTACACCCCGGTCTGGTTCGCCGCGCTCGTGATCGCGGGGGCGGTCGCCGCGATGATGTCCTCCTCGGATTCGATGCTGCTGTCGGGGTCGTCGTACTTCACCCGCGACATCTACCGCCCGTTCGTCAACCCCGCCGCGTCGGAACGACGCGAGGACCTGTTGGGACGGGTGGGCGTCGCCGTCTTCGCCACCGGGGCGTTCCTCGCGAGCCTCCTCCGGCCCGGAACCCTGTTGGAGGTCGGCGCGACGGCCTTCGGCGGGTTCGCCCAGCTCGCGCTCCCGGTGATCGTCGCGCTCTACTGGACCGGGACGACCAGAACGGGGATCGCCGCCGGCATCGTCGGCAGTCAGGCGTTCTATCTGGCGAGCGTCTTCCTCCCGTTCGTGCCGACCGCCTACTGGGGGTGGGGCGCGTCGCTGTTCGGGATGGCGCTCGGACTCGCCCTGACCCTCGGCGTCTCGCGGGTCACGACGCCCGCCGCGGGCGAGCGACGGGCGATCTACTTCGAGTTCGCGGACTGA
- a CDS encoding nuclear transport factor 2 family protein has protein sequence MDAVREYYRTIDSHAYDDLAELLAPDFIHYRPDRTIEGREAFVAFMREKRPMKDTTHEITAVYEADGGVAVRGRLLDGDGEGLFDFIDCFEFEDGDVAAVHTYTR, from the coding sequence ATGGACGCCGTCCGCGAGTACTATCGCACGATAGACTCACACGCCTACGACGACCTCGCCGAGTTGCTCGCGCCCGATTTCATCCACTATCGGCCCGACCGGACGATCGAGGGGCGCGAGGCGTTCGTCGCGTTCATGCGCGAGAAGCGGCCGATGAAGGACACCACCCACGAGATCACGGCCGTCTACGAGGCCGACGGGGGCGTGGCGGTTCGCGGGCGACTGCTCGATGGCGACGGCGAGGGACTGTTCGACTTCATCGACTGCTTCGAGTTCGAGGACGGCGACGTCGCCGCCGTCCACACCTACACGCGGTGA
- a CDS encoding DUF367 family protein, whose protein sequence is MQLHVRYEGDDDPEKCTARKLARFDLAELHRSDRATPYGIVLNPHAEQALSPADREKSARLVALDCSWESAGEALFSMAGEHRALPFLVAANPVNFGRPFRLTTVEALAAGLAVLGEREHAESILSKFRWGHSFLELNDEPLRRYAACEDSTEVVEIQAEYLDRGEGD, encoded by the coding sequence GTGCAGCTTCACGTCCGCTACGAGGGCGACGACGACCCCGAGAAGTGTACGGCCCGCAAGCTCGCCCGGTTCGACCTCGCGGAGCTTCACCGCTCGGACCGGGCGACCCCCTACGGGATCGTGCTCAACCCCCACGCGGAGCAGGCGCTCTCGCCGGCGGACCGCGAGAAAAGCGCCCGACTCGTCGCGCTCGACTGCTCGTGGGAGAGCGCGGGCGAGGCGCTGTTTTCGATGGCCGGCGAGCACCGCGCGCTGCCCTTCCTGGTCGCCGCCAATCCCGTGAACTTCGGCCGGCCGTTTCGCCTCACCACCGTGGAAGCGCTCGCGGCCGGACTGGCCGTCCTCGGCGAGCGCGAGCACGCCGAGTCGATCCTCTCGAAGTTCCGGTGGGGGCACAGTTTCCTCGAACTCAACGACGAACCCCTCCGCCGGTACGCCGCATGCGAGGACTCGACCGAGGTCGTGGAGATTCAGGCCGAGTACCTCGACCGCGGCGAGGGTGATTGA